Proteins found in one Acidobacteriota bacterium genomic segment:
- a CDS encoding sigma-70 family RNA polymerase sigma factor, with protein sequence MTGADRERLFVELYDQNRARLLRLCAGYLGSAADADELFQDVMINVWNGLPAFRRESSASTWIYRIAVNTALMYRRAASRRAKVITTPVDALPDRAAPPEDGDNERRLAQLHRAIAWLAPQDRICITLTLEGLSYKEIAEVTGMTVNHVGVRMSRAKRALESSMKEHDGGTL encoded by the coding sequence GTGACGGGAGCGGACCGCGAGCGGCTGTTCGTCGAGTTGTACGACCAGAACCGCGCCCGCCTGCTCCGACTGTGCGCGGGCTATCTCGGATCGGCGGCGGACGCGGACGAGCTGTTCCAGGACGTGATGATCAACGTCTGGAATGGGCTGCCCGCGTTCCGCCGCGAGTCGAGCGCCAGCACGTGGATCTACCGGATTGCCGTGAACACGGCGCTGATGTACCGGCGCGCCGCCTCGCGTCGGGCGAAGGTCATCACGACTCCAGTGGACGCGCTGCCGGATCGTGCGGCGCCGCCCGAAGACGGTGACAACGAGCGGCGGCTGGCGCAGCTGCATCGCGCGATCGCGTGGCTCGCGCCGCAGGATCGTATTTGCATCACGCTGACGCTTGAGGGGCTCAGCTACAAGGAGATCGCCGAGGTGACCGGGATGACGGTCAACCACGTTGGCGTCCGGATGTCGCGCGCGAAGCGTGCGCTCGAATCCTCGATGAAGGAGCACGATGGCGGAACACTTTGA